In Bombus fervidus isolate BK054 chromosome 11, iyBomFerv1, whole genome shotgun sequence, a single genomic region encodes these proteins:
- the Hao gene encoding hydroxyacid oxidase: MAQRMICIEDFEKYASTHLTPSVRDYYNSGAGEQFSLQLNKDAFKRYRIRPRFLRNVAKRDLSTRILGEQISMPLGVAPAAMQRMAHPEGECANARAAQEAGTIYILSTISTSSIEEVAEAAPKAIKWFQLYIYNDRNVTLNLVSRAERAGFKALVLTVDAPLFGDRRADIRNKFSLPTHLRLGNFEGELSSKINNAKSGSGLSEYVMNLFDASLTWEDIKWLKSITKLPIVLKGVLTPQDALLAIESGASGIIVSNHGARQVDTLPATIEALSEIAEAVNGRIEIYMDGGVRQGIDVFKALALGAKMVFVARPMLWGLSYGGEEGARAVLEVFRKEIDVTFALTGCASVQDVKKDMVQHESYYSHL, from the exons ATGGCTCAAAGAATGATCTGTATTGAGGATTTTGAGAAATATGCTAGCACGCATTTAACACCTTCTGTCAGAGATTATTACAATTCTGGGGCGGGCGAGCAGTTCAGTTTACAACTAAACAAGGATGCTTTTAAaag ATACAGGATAAGACCAAGATTTCTAAGAAATGTTGCCAAGAGGGATTTAAGCACCAGGATTCTAGGTGAACAAATCTCGATGCCATTGGGAGTCGCACCAGCAGCTATGCAACGTATGGCGCATCCTGAGGGTGAATGTGCAAATGCAAGAg CTGCTCAGGAAGCAGGTACGATCTACATACTCTCAACGATATCAACAAGTAGTATTGAGGAAGTTGCAGAAGCTGCGCCAAAGGCAATAAAGTGGTTCCAACTGTATATATACAACGACCGTAATGTTACTCTAAATTTAGTTTCGCGAGCAGAGCGCGCTGGTTTTAAAGCTCTCGTCCTTACTGTCGATGCACCGTTGTTCGGTGATAGACGTGCTGACATTAGGAACAAATTTTCTCTTCCAACTCATCTgag attagGAAATTTTGAGGGAGAGTTATCCAGTAAAATAAACAATGCCAAGAGTGGTTCTGGTTTGAGCGAATACGTTATGAACTTGTTTGATGCTTCCTTGACCTGGGAAGATATCAAATGGCTGAAAAG TATTACAAAGCTGCCGATCGTTTTAAAGGGAGTTCTTACCCCGCAAGATGCACTATTAGCCATCGAAAGTGGAGCATCAGGAATCATCGTTTCAAATCACGGCGCCCGACAAGTTGACACTCTCCCAGCAAcg ATTGAGGCATTGTCAGAAATAGCGGAAGCTGTAAACGGCAGAATAGAGATCTATATGGATGGAGGTGTGAGGCAGGGAATTGATGTTTTCAAGGCACTTGCTCTGGGCGCTAAAATG GTTTTTGTTGCCCGACCTATGCTGTGGGGTCTGTCATACGGCGGTGAGGAAGGTGCAAGGGCAGTTCTTGAAGTCTTCAGGAAAGAAATTGATGTTACATTTGCGTTGACAG GCTGTGCTAGTGTTCAAGATGTTAAGAAAGACATGGTTCAACACGAATCTTACTACAGCCATTTGTAG
- the LOC139992427 gene encoding N-acetylgalactosaminyltransferase 6 — protein MMRRNVVSLIKFFLLAVLTVFLTVVVFRYVRTSPNHEIVTPVTVLVGIEGDSQKNFVDSRQNLNHFYQDLDEKIDWHDYKKIEEDRKRTGTGEHGKPAFLSPSLDALKEKLYQVNGFNAALSDEISMNRSVPDIRHPDCKKKKYLRNLDSVSVIVSFHNEHFSTLMRTCWSVINRSPAFLLKEIILVDDASTKAELKKPLEDYITKYFTKVKIVRLEERSGLIKGRLAGAKIAKAKVLVFLDSHSEANINWLPPLLEPIAQDYKTCVCPFIDVIAYETFEYRAQDEGARGAFDWELYYKRLPLLPEDLQNPTEPFKSPVMAGGLFAISAKFFWELGGYDPELDIWGGEQYELSFKIWQCGGQMYDAPCSRVGHIYRKFPPFPNPGKGDFLGKNYKRVAEVWMDEYAEYIYTRRPHLRSLDPGNLKEQRDLRARLHCKPFKWFMENIAFDLVDVYPPIEPDDFASGEIRNMGVPELCLDSKKRKKDELVVVDTCIKDNPKIIGEQEFKLTWHKDIRPKDRTECLDVSRGGTKAPVTLYPCHGGQGNQLWRYNVEKQWLMHGYTSRCLDTDPASKKVFAAKCDSSSATQKWRIEKVNMKAINNWDNVGPKRH, from the exons ATGATGAGAAGAAATGTTGTAAGCCTGATAAAGTTCTTCCTTCTGGCGGTTCTCACCGTGTTCCTAACCGTCGTCGTATTCCGCTATGTACGAACATCACCTAACCATGAAATCGTGACACCAGTTACCGTATTGGTGGGCATCGAAGGTGACAGTCAGAAAAATTTCGTCGATTCTAGGCAGAATCTCAACCATTTTTATCAG gACTTGGATGAAAAGATAGACTGGCATGATtataagaaaattgaagagGACAGGAAAAGAACCGGTACAGGTGAACATGGAAAGCCAGCATTTCTATCACCATCTCTCGATGCGTTAAAGGAAAAGTTGTATCAGGTAAATGGTTTTAATGCTGCGCTCAGCGATGAGATCTCAATGAATCGCTCAGTACCTGACATTAGGCATCCAGACtgtaagaagaagaaatatttaagaaatcttGATTCAGTTTCTGTGATAGTTTCCTTCCATAATGAACATTTTAGCACTCTAATGCGAACTTGTTGGAGTGTGATTAATCGTTCACCAGCGTTTCTCCTCAAGGAAATAATATTGGTAGATGATGCTAGTACCAAGGCAGAATTGAAGAAGCCTTTAGAGGATTATATAACCAAATACTTTACAAAAGTGAAAATTGTAAGACTAGAGGAGCGTTCTGGTTTAATTAAAGGTCGTTTAGCTGGAGCAAAGATTGCAAAAGCAAAAGTACTTGTATTTTTGGATTCTCATAGTGAAGCAAATATCAATTGGTTACCACCATTGCTAGAACCCATTGCACAAGATTACAAAACTTGTGTGTGTCCTTTTATTGATGTGATAGCTTATGAGACGTTCGAATACAGAGCTCAAGATGAGGGTGCAAGAGGAGCTTTTGACTGGGAATTGTATTACAAACGGTTGCCATTGCTACCTGAAGATCTTCAAAACCCAACAGAGCCATTTAAAAGTCCAGTAATGGCAGGTGGCCTGTTTGCTATTAGTGCAAAGTTCTTTTGGGAACTAGGTGGATATGATCCAGAATTAGATATATGGGGAGGTGAACAGTATGAGCTATCGTTTAAGATATGGCAATGTGGAGGTCAAATGTATGATGCCCCTTGTTCAAGAGTAGGTCATATTTATAGAAAGTTCCCACCTTTCCCTAATCCAGGAAAGGGAGACTTTTTAGGAAAGAATTATAAGAGAGTAGCAGAAGTATGGATGGATGAATATGCAGAATATATCTATACAAGACGACCGCATTTGAGATCATTGGATCCTGGAAACTTAAAAGAGCAAAGAGATTTGAGAGCTAGATTACATTGTAAACCATTTAAATGGTTCATGGAAAACATAGCTTTTGATCTTGTCGATGTGTACCCTCCTATCGAGCCTGACGACTTTGCATCTGGAGAAATTCGTAACATGGGTGTGCCAGAATTGTGCCTCGACTCAAAAAAGCGAAAAAAGGACGAACTTGTTGTAGTTGATACCTGCATAAAGGATAATCCCAAAATTATAGGAGAACAAGAATTCAAATTGACTTGGCATAAAGACATTAGGCCAAAGGATCGTACAGAATGTTTGGATGTCTCTAGAGGAGGTACAAAGGCTCCAGTCACTTTGTATCCTTGCCACGGAGGCCAAGGAAATCAATTATGGCGTTACAATGTTGAAAAACAATGGCTGATGCACGGTTATACGTCGAGGTGCTTAGACACGGATCCAGCAAGCAAAAAAGTCTTTGCAGCGAAGTGTGATTCATCTTCTGCTACGCAAAAGTGGAGAATCGAGAAAGTAAATATGAAAGCTATTAATAACTGGGATAACGTGGGACCCAAACGACATTAA